One Littorina saxatilis isolate snail1 linkage group LG10, US_GU_Lsax_2.0, whole genome shotgun sequence DNA window includes the following coding sequences:
- the LOC138978055 gene encoding phospholipid scramblase 2-like isoform X2: MAITSQPGPLHPALQYMGALDQVIVKQEVALLEVILPYEVGNKYSIFNTMNQRIFYAAEDSNWCCKQCCGPHRPFAMKITDNMGQPVLHIERPCNMGAFFPNWPCCSDSVIVNAETGDHFGTIERKCNPFFPGYRVLDHNQAQVMSMDGPCCCLLLLAAMCCQDQAFTVVNSDVSKLLHCSDQAGTAGRRDWPGEEAILWTPKGDVHGCRRLLRLFSNRSRHQDEGRSPQLCFPH; the protein is encoded by the exons ATGGCAATAACAAGCCAGCCAGGACCGCTTCATCCAG CGCTGCAGTACATGGGTGCCCTAGACCAGGTGATTGTGAAGCAGGAAGTTGCTCTTCTGGAGGTCATTTTGCCCTATGAGGTGGGCAACAAGTACAGCATCTTCAACACCATGAACCAGAGAATATTCTACGCTGCCGAGGACTCGAACTGGTGCTGCAAGCAGTGTTGTGGGCCACACCGGCCCTTCGCTATGAAAATCAC CGACAACATGGGACAGCCAGTATTGCACATTGAGAGACCATGTAACATGGGGGCTTTCTTTCCTAACTGGCCCTGCTGCAGTGATTCGGTGATTGTAAATGCCGAGACTGGGGACCATTTTG GCACCATCGAACGCAAGTGTAACCCGTTCTTCCCTGGCTACCGAGTGTTGGATCACAATCAAGCACAGGTGATGTCCATGGACGGTCCTTGCTGCTGCCTCCTTTTGCTTGCTGCGATGTGTTGTCAGGATCAGGCTTTCACCGTCGTCAACAGTGATGTTAGCAAATTGTTGCACTGTTCAGATCAAGCGGGCACTGCTG GGAGAAGAGATTGGCCAGGTGAAGAAGCAATTCTCTGGACTCCTAAAGGAGATGTTCACGGATGCAGACGTCTTCTCCGCCTCTTTTCCAATCGATCTCGACATCAGG